The Cucurbita pepo subsp. pepo cultivar mu-cu-16 chromosome LG05, ASM280686v2, whole genome shotgun sequence nucleotide sequence CAGATCGACGTTGTCTTCAATGAATTGCCTGAGTCCATCGAGTTCACCCGTTGGGTCAAATGGAAGATCCTGCATCATTGTTTTCAGGTAAACACATATCAATAGATGCATATGCACATGTAAATTTGCTTTCAAGTGCAGAAGAATACCTTTTCCCACCGGCGATCAATTGCAATAAATGATACCAAAGCCACTTCCACGAGAATAAACAGTATTATGAGCATGTTGTACTAGTATTGCTAGGTTAAGGGAAAGCCATCTTacgttccttataagggtttgaaaacctcttcttagtagacgcgttttaaaatcgtaaggctTACAGTGATACGTAAGGGGTCAGAACGGAgaatatatgctagtggtaggcttgagtTGTTGTAGTTCTATAGGTTGAATAGTAACTccacaggaaaaaaaaatgcaattctTCCAAACATATGTTCTACGAAATAGGATTAGTAAATTCTAACAGAGTTCCTGTAGCATGTTTCTATTAGTCCTCATGAAATTGAGGACAAGACTCCGACTATTGCCCAAAATAGTAACTTCacagaaaaaaaattgcaatatCTAGAAGTGAGAAACAAGCTGTAATAGACTGAAAATAGTAGGATACAAAACAGAGGCAGCAGCCACTTATTGCTTCAGCTGCAATGCAGCCAACTAAAGTGGTAGAACACAACAAGATGCCCAATCCCATGAATGAGTAGATGAACCTGACAATCATATGAACCCAATATGCAGCAATGATCATAATGATAAATCAGGATAAAATTAAGAGCTTCATATCTTAAAAAACTACCAAATTACTATACAGAAAGAGAATCATTCGGGACAAGACTGTAGCAAAATCCATGTTCACAATATTCCATCACCAAAAATGAAGGGTAAAACTGACGCTATTGAAGTCTAAATTCCTTCAAACTCATCCAGAActaaatttcaaactcaaatGATTGTTGGGGAATAATCAACAGAAAAGGCAGCAACAGTGAGAGAGTATCCAAGGAAAATTCCAACGAATTAAAATACAGAACGAagttaatataattttgaaggaTTTCGACCATTGATTACAAAACCTGTCCCATTTCATAAATGCGCAACACGAATTTTCAAATCTTCTAATTAAGAGTCGCAAGAAACACAAGGAATCGAAAACTTCACATCAAAGCCCGACCacacaaattcaaataaatctCACCAAGGAGCCGGAAGCTTAAACGCATTCAAATCAAGCTCTAAATCCGTCCCGAGCTCGGGAATCAAATCGACACCTAAATTCGCGGCGGTGATCCGATCGGCAAGAGAGACTGATTCAGAATTCAAATAAAACGAAGCAGAAGAAGCCGGAGAAGGAGCCAACGCCGGTACAGGAGAAGGCGGAGGAGATACAGGAACTTGATGATTCCACCGATCGAGCATCCATGCGGAATAAACAATAATCGAAATCCCAACAAAAGcttgaagaaaattaaagcATTTCAGGATGAAAGCAAGAGAAACATGACAACAAGTGCGAGCCATTTTTCGTTCGTGGGTCTTGGTCTAACAGGAATTTGAAGGTCTGGGATTTCGAACCCTAGTCCGGATTCACGGCGTCGGGTTCAAAAATGGGTAACTTTAGTATGAACAAACAGAAAGTGTTCGtaaagcaagaaaaagaaaaaggtccGAGAGGGATTAATGgcaacaaatatatataattttttttttagtataacaAAT carries:
- the LOC111795049 gene encoding tetraspanin-20-like, whose translation is MARTCCHVSLAFILKCFNFLQAFVGISIIVYSAWMLDRWNHQVPVSPPPSPVPALAPSPASSASFYLNSESVSLADRITAANLGVDLIPELGTDLELDLNAFKLPAPWFIYSFMGLGILLCSTTLVGCIAAEAISGCCLCFYNMLIILFILVEVALVSFIAIDRRWEKDLPFDPTGELDGLRQFIEDNVDLCKWIGIIVISTQALSLLLAIILRSMVSTRKTEYDTNEEIGDQDRIRETLLNPPANQASGAKFALWGARMREKYGLKNSD